In Candidatus Abyssobacteria bacterium SURF_5, a single window of DNA contains:
- a CDS encoding SDR family oxidoreductase — protein MSKIDFTGRVAIVTGAGSGLGRTYALELAKRGAKVVVNDLGGARDGTGSSDAAANQVAEEIKAAGGEAIPNYDSVATVAGGENIVKSAVEAFGKVDIVVNNAGILRDKSFLKMDENMWDAVVAVHLKGAYCVSRPAMEIMRKQNYGRIVMTSSTSGLIGNFGQANYGAAKMGLAGLTNVLKKEGAKYNIKVNVIVPNALTRMTEDILPPGMQDVFKTENVTPAVVYLCSEQCEDSGRYIVATGTPNGILYCRSQVMTGPGKKFDKVPAAEDIMQNWGEITNLNGARFCEEATELFMG, from the coding sequence ATGTCCAAGATCGATTTTACCGGCAGAGTGGCCATTGTCACCGGCGCCGGCTCAGGCTTGGGAAGAACCTACGCCCTGGAATTAGCCAAGCGGGGCGCCAAGGTTGTGGTTAACGATCTCGGCGGCGCCAGAGACGGCACCGGCTCGAGTGACGCAGCGGCCAACCAGGTCGCGGAGGAGATCAAGGCGGCGGGCGGAGAGGCGATCCCGAACTACGATTCCGTTGCCACTGTGGCTGGCGGAGAGAACATTGTCAAGAGCGCCGTTGAAGCATTCGGCAAAGTGGATATCGTGGTGAATAATGCGGGCATTCTGAGAGACAAATCCTTTCTCAAGATGGACGAAAATATGTGGGATGCGGTCGTCGCGGTGCATTTGAAAGGCGCCTATTGTGTATCGAGACCGGCCATGGAAATCATGCGAAAACAAAACTACGGCCGCATCGTGATGACTTCGTCCACCTCAGGCCTGATTGGGAATTTCGGCCAGGCGAATTATGGCGCGGCCAAGATGGGGCTGGCCGGACTGACGAACGTATTGAAAAAGGAGGGGGCAAAGTACAACATCAAGGTGAATGTCATTGTGCCCAACGCCCTGACGAGAATGACCGAGGATATTCTGCCGCCGGGAATGCAGGACGTATTCAAGACTGAAAATGTCACTCCGGCCGTGGTGTACTTGTGTTCGGAGCAGTGCGAGGATTCGGGTCGTTATATTGTCGCAACCGGCACTCCGAACGGCATCCTGTACTGCCGCTCCCAGGTCATGACCGGCCCCGGGAAGAAGTTCGACAAGGTTCCTGCGGCTGAGGATATCATGCAGAACTGGGGCGAAATCACGAATCTGAACGGCGCCAGATTCTGCGAAGAAGCTACTGAGCTCTTCATGGGATAA
- a CDS encoding SagB/ThcOx family dehydrogenase, translating into MEYEGIGKTYQDLTRYRRGSMRRHKLDFEMQPSPRKLYPESLQEVVLPTPTTKGGVPLWDIIRERRSIRSYGRESMSLQQLAQLLWATQGITLRVREHGFRSAPSAGALYPIETYVLSNRVENLEPGLYHYDPSEASLQLLKQGDYGRLVARSALDQPMFEEAAAVFLWTAIIARSAWKYAERAYRYIYMDAGHIGQNLYLAAAGIGFGCCAAGAFYDEEINAFLEIDGREETAVYLAAVGKLH; encoded by the coding sequence ATGGAATACGAAGGAATCGGGAAAACATACCAGGATCTGACCAGGTACAGGCGCGGTTCAATGCGCCGCCACAAGCTCGACTTTGAAATGCAGCCGTCTCCCCGCAAATTGTATCCGGAATCCCTGCAAGAAGTCGTGTTGCCCACGCCCACCACAAAGGGCGGCGTGCCTCTTTGGGACATCATCAGGGAGCGCCGCTCCATCAGATCGTATGGTCGGGAATCGATGTCGCTCCAGCAATTGGCTCAGCTTCTCTGGGCGACGCAGGGAATCACGCTCCGCGTGCGAGAACATGGATTTCGTAGCGCGCCCTCCGCAGGGGCGTTATATCCAATCGAGACATATGTTCTGAGCAACCGGGTCGAAAACCTGGAGCCGGGGCTTTATCATTACGATCCGTCCGAGGCTTCCCTGCAACTGCTAAAACAGGGTGATTATGGGCGGCTCGTGGCAAGAAGCGCTCTCGACCAGCCCATGTTTGAAGAGGCGGCGGCCGTTTTTCTTTGGACCGCGATCATCGCCCGCAGCGCCTGGAAATACGCTGAGCGGGCATATCGCTACATCTACATGGATGCCGGGCACATCGGGCAGAACCTGTACCTCGCCGCGGCCGGGATCGGGTTCGGATGCTGCGCCGCCGGCGCCTTTTATGATGAAGAGATCAATGCGTTTTTGGAGATCGATGGCAGGGAGGAAACGGCCGTATATCTGGCAGCGGTCGGAAAGCTGCACTAG
- a CDS encoding PAS domain S-box protein produces the protein MASRPKHNPEPQSKKKSPSSPAAWSKGEKSSRSAAAPSSKGSQKEDEAFHALEILEKLFANRYVLIAYLDKNFRFIRVNEAYAKADGRDTDFFCGKNHFDLYPNEENERIFRRVLERGKPYSISEKPFVYGADTERGTTYWDWSLFPVQNPAGQTDGLLLTAIDATNRVRAQEELLKHQDHLEKLVRERTAELHQINRRLKEEIRERGRAEDELKRTLDELQSTIEELRVTEEELRDQNEEMLASREVLKNESQRYLDLFELAPDGYIITDASGFITGANRNALQLLNTSSKYLAGCSFMSFVRKEDHDVFLSRFASVFRLKGKRQFGLRLQPRGKKPAFDASVSVGLIRNPKGHPEGIRWLIRDVTEHKKVEDELRFQANALSQINDAVIAVDEEQRITYWNPGAERLYELSAAEVLGRLLSETVHGDWLDSDAVNTALAEKNIWSGQNVHVTLIGKRIDVDSVITVLRNKNGEATGKLAVIRDITESKQAEQKLSRSQSRYRELYEGSHDGYVMTDLDGRFIEFNTSFMQIVGYSEPELNQMSYWDLTPRRWHAFERKIIHEQVFPRGYSDVYEKEYRRKDGVVLPIEVRKYLLKDEAGKNSGLWAFVRNISKRKEAEQELKDSEARYRRLSEQLEDMVKRKVEELQQARNLAAIGRMVAVLAHEVRNPLQTIELGAESLKRYVGQQKESAEIFREIGYGVNLLNQITTELIDFARPIQLQKSAVTIEDLIERALEVATRRFSHVAIYADLEREDEKVFVDVNRFIQVLVNLFVNAADAICGHGTLIIRSRLSADDTGRKIILSMIDNGCGIAETDLEQVCEPFFTTKTRGIGLGLPFSKRIIEAHGGAISIRSTIGKGTCVDVILPLNSETT, from the coding sequence GTGGCTTCCCGCCCGAAACACAATCCGGAACCTCAGAGCAAGAAGAAATCCCCCTCTTCTCCTGCAGCTTGGTCCAAGGGAGAAAAATCTTCTCGCTCAGCGGCAGCGCCCTCCTCAAAAGGCTCGCAAAAAGAAGATGAGGCCTTCCATGCCTTGGAAATCCTTGAGAAGCTTTTTGCGAACCGCTACGTTCTGATCGCTTACCTGGACAAGAATTTCCGTTTCATTCGCGTGAACGAGGCGTATGCCAAGGCTGATGGCCGCGATACGGATTTCTTCTGCGGCAAGAACCATTTTGATTTGTACCCGAACGAAGAGAACGAACGTATTTTTCGGCGCGTTCTGGAGAGGGGCAAACCGTATTCCATCTCGGAGAAACCGTTTGTGTATGGAGCCGATACCGAACGCGGAACAACCTACTGGGACTGGAGCCTGTTTCCGGTCCAAAACCCGGCCGGCCAAACCGATGGATTGCTCCTGACCGCTATCGACGCGACGAACCGGGTGCGCGCGCAAGAGGAGCTGTTGAAGCACCAGGACCACCTCGAGAAGCTGGTCCGGGAGAGGACGGCGGAGCTGCATCAGATCAATCGGCGCCTCAAGGAAGAGATCAGGGAACGCGGGCGCGCGGAAGACGAGCTCAAGAGGACGCTTGACGAGCTTCAAAGCACGATTGAAGAACTTCGGGTGACGGAGGAGGAGTTGCGCGATCAAAACGAAGAGATGCTCGCCAGTAGAGAAGTGCTGAAGAACGAGAGCCAGCGGTATCTGGATTTATTCGAACTCGCGCCGGACGGCTACATCATAACCGATGCGTCCGGCTTCATTACCGGCGCCAACCGCAACGCACTCCAGCTTCTGAATACGTCGAGCAAATATCTCGCCGGCTGTTCTTTCATGTCCTTTGTCCGGAAGGAGGACCATGACGTCTTCCTGTCACGGTTTGCCAGTGTCTTTCGGCTCAAGGGGAAGAGGCAGTTTGGATTGCGCCTTCAGCCGCGGGGAAAGAAGCCGGCGTTCGACGCTTCCGTCAGCGTCGGATTGATTCGCAATCCAAAAGGGCATCCGGAGGGAATTCGCTGGCTCATCCGAGACGTTACCGAGCACAAGAAGGTCGAGGACGAGCTGCGGTTCCAGGCCAACGCGCTATCGCAGATAAATGACGCCGTTATCGCGGTGGATGAAGAACAGCGGATCACCTACTGGAACCCGGGGGCCGAGCGCCTGTATGAATTGTCCGCAGCCGAGGTTCTGGGACGCCTGCTTTCTGAGACAGTCCATGGTGATTGGCTGGATTCTGACGCGGTCAATACCGCCCTTGCGGAAAAAAACATCTGGAGCGGGCAGAACGTCCACGTCACTCTCATCGGCAAGAGAATCGATGTCGATTCGGTCATTACGGTACTCAGGAACAAGAACGGCGAAGCAACGGGAAAACTGGCGGTGATCCGGGATATCACCGAGAGTAAGCAGGCGGAGCAAAAGCTCAGCCGATCGCAGAGCCGCTACCGCGAGCTGTATGAAGGAAGTCATGACGGATATGTCATGACCGATTTGGACGGGCGCTTTATCGAGTTTAATACCAGCTTCATGCAGATAGTCGGCTACTCCGAACCGGAGCTGAATCAGATGTCGTATTGGGATCTGACTCCCCGAAGATGGCATGCCTTCGAAAGAAAGATCATCCACGAACAGGTCTTTCCCAGAGGATATTCCGATGTCTATGAAAAGGAGTATCGCAGAAAGGACGGGGTAGTACTGCCCATCGAGGTCAGGAAATACCTTTTGAAGGACGAAGCCGGCAAGAATTCGGGCCTGTGGGCGTTTGTCAGGAATATCAGCAAGCGAAAGGAGGCCGAGCAAGAGCTGAAAGATTCCGAAGCGCGTTATCGCCGTCTGTCCGAACAGCTCGAGGACATGGTCAAGCGGAAGGTGGAGGAACTTCAGCAGGCGAGGAATCTGGCCGCGATTGGCCGGATGGTTGCGGTGCTCGCCCACGAGGTGAGAAATCCCCTGCAGACCATAGAACTCGGCGCCGAGTCACTGAAGCGATATGTAGGTCAGCAGAAGGAAAGCGCCGAGATTTTCAGGGAGATCGGTTACGGCGTGAATCTGCTTAACCAGATAACTACTGAGCTGATCGACTTTGCGCGCCCGATTCAGCTTCAAAAATCAGCCGTCACGATAGAGGACCTTATTGAGCGGGCGCTGGAGGTTGCGACGCGCAGGTTCTCTCATGTCGCCATTTATGCCGACCTCGAACGAGAAGACGAGAAGGTGTTTGTCGATGTTAACCGCTTTATCCAGGTGCTCGTGAATCTCTTTGTTAATGCGGCCGACGCCATCTGCGGTCACGGCACTCTGATCATACGTTCGCGTTTGTCAGCGGATGATACCGGCAGGAAAATCATTCTGTCGATGATCGATAATGGCTGTGGAATAGCCGAAACCGACCTCGAGCAGGTTTGCGAGCCTTTTTTCACCACGAAAACCAGAGGAATTGGGCTGGGATTACCTTTCAGCAAGAGGATCATAGAGGCGCACGGCGGCGCCATCAGCATCCGAAGCACAATCGGCAAGGGCACTTGCGTCGATGTCATCCTCCCGCTCAATTCTGAGACCACGTAA
- a CDS encoding FAD-binding oxidoreductase: protein MLACKKNKYYVPNFSYGSEAMMKLSRRRFLSLAGAGAGLAAAPGLAALPFPASVEYGDARGESLWMNEAPIPPAPRLEDTIEADVAVIGSGYTGLSCAYYLRKLRPDLSVILLESHKLGSGASSRNSGAVSRSYRGLGMTALTQRGFDRLIQFITEEEIDCDLKQVATLELFPSKRDAQKLAATLPGAKWVPAGELRTSLQSSYYAGALESGDYITIHPGKLVAGHAEAARRVGVKLYEESPVVRIQDGKPARLSTPLGKVIARSVFIATNAYTARLGILRSILLPVHQFTFATGPLTSGQITEKALDRWPLRFERNILPVTTVLTPSGHFFIRIVLGYSSFNSCRWTDINGAKELARRMFEQRYPWISRIQLTEGWHGVTGHTLDGREIARPIFGGNILVSAAYNGLGVMPGHNNGYLAACRLAGYNDEDAHYFSDRIRHYPVPGEFYRSLLFKPFMKVMTPD, encoded by the coding sequence ATGCTCGCCTGCAAAAAGAATAAGTATTATGTCCCCAATTTCTCTTATGGGAGCGAAGCCATGATGAAGCTTTCGCGCCGCAGGTTTCTCTCTCTCGCCGGGGCCGGCGCCGGCCTCGCCGCAGCTCCCGGACTCGCCGCCCTCCCATTTCCCGCCAGCGTCGAATATGGCGACGCGCGCGGTGAAAGCCTCTGGATGAATGAGGCGCCTATTCCTCCTGCGCCGCGGCTGGAGGACACAATCGAGGCGGACGTTGCCGTTATCGGGAGCGGGTACACCGGCCTCTCGTGCGCGTATTACCTCAGAAAACTTCGCCCCGATCTCTCAGTTATCCTCCTCGAGTCCCACAAGCTCGGCTCGGGCGCATCCTCCCGAAATTCAGGCGCCGTCAGCCGATCCTATCGCGGCCTCGGAATGACCGCCCTCACACAGCGCGGCTTCGATCGCCTGATTCAATTCATCACGGAAGAAGAAATCGATTGCGATCTGAAGCAAGTCGCAACGCTCGAGTTATTTCCTTCCAAACGAGACGCGCAAAAACTTGCCGCAACGCTCCCCGGCGCAAAATGGGTTCCCGCCGGCGAGTTGCGCACATCTCTTCAATCCTCCTATTATGCCGGTGCTCTCGAATCCGGCGATTACATCACCATACATCCGGGAAAACTGGTCGCCGGCCATGCGGAGGCGGCCCGTCGCGTGGGCGTCAAATTGTATGAGGAGTCGCCCGTCGTCCGGATTCAGGATGGGAAACCGGCGCGTCTTTCGACGCCGCTCGGGAAGGTGATTGCCCGCTCCGTTTTCATTGCGACCAATGCATATACCGCTCGCCTGGGAATTTTACGCTCCATACTCCTGCCCGTTCACCAGTTCACCTTTGCGACCGGACCGCTTACATCCGGCCAAATCACAGAGAAGGCGCTCGATCGCTGGCCGCTGAGATTCGAGCGCAACATCCTGCCGGTGACAACCGTGCTTACCCCGAGCGGCCATTTCTTCATCCGGATCGTGCTCGGCTATTCGAGCTTCAATTCCTGCAGGTGGACCGATATTAACGGCGCGAAAGAGCTCGCACGTCGCATGTTCGAGCAGCGGTATCCCTGGATTTCCAGGATTCAGCTCACCGAGGGGTGGCATGGAGTAACCGGTCACACGCTGGACGGCCGCGAAATCGCACGTCCGATTTTCGGCGGGAATATTCTTGTCAGCGCAGCCTATAACGGGCTTGGCGTGATGCCCGGCCATAACAACGGCTACTTGGCCGCATGCCGCCTCGCCGGTTATAATGACGAGGATGCGCACTATTTCAGCGACCGAATACGCCATTATCCTGTTCCGGGAGAATTCTACAGGAGCCTGCTCTTCAAGCCGTTCATGAAGGTAATGACCCCGGATTAA
- a CDS encoding STAS domain-containing protein: MNATVAPVEAVARRKRLIDPVRVFPFLAWAKEINGATLRSDIIAGVTVALVLIPQSMAYAQLAGLPAYYGLYAAFIPPSIAALFGSSRQLATGPVAVVSLMTAAALEPLAKAGSEGFIAYAILLAMMVGAFQFTLGILRLGIAVNFLSHPVVNGFTNAAAIIIATSQLSKIFGVSVDTAEHHYETIWRVMQAAWHYTHVPSLGMAALAFAIMYGLKWLNPKIPNVLVAVVVTTLLAWATGFEHNYKARLSAIEAPEAREAVNQYNLVLDEMEKASEARTLLSPQITEVQKTHGLHSAEAMELNHKLALLNLHLSELKEKAQVYRNQLRSFQFTAATSGDEMKFYLRTATPEGIQCDGRCWRMRVRNEIIPEDSISLSSGGAVVGTIPKGLPKFSVPKFDPNFILQLFPMAAIISLLGFMEAISIAKAMAAKTGQRLDPNQELIGQGLANMVGSIGRSYPVSGSFSRSAVNIQAGAVTGLSSVVTSLVVVITLMLFTPLLYHLPQAVLAAIIMMAVVGLINVKGFIHAWEAQRYDGAISILSFVFTLAFAPHLDKGIMIGVALSLILYLYRNLKPGLAVLSLHPDDSLRDANRHGLEKCRYVAAIRFDGPLFFASASYLEDKVLEQVAAMPDLRHVLIVAHGINELDASGEEMLSQLVARLRDAGYDVSFSGLKDNVIDVLKRTHLYEEIGEDHMFPTQSAAIQAIHAKAHENAQEEECPLLRVCRRV, translated from the coding sequence ATGAATGCAACCGTCGCTCCAGTTGAAGCCGTGGCCCGAAGGAAACGGCTGATCGACCCGGTACGGGTTTTCCCCTTTTTAGCCTGGGCCAAGGAAATCAACGGGGCAACTCTGCGCTCCGATATTATAGCAGGGGTGACCGTTGCGCTCGTGCTGATCCCGCAGTCGATGGCGTATGCCCAGCTCGCCGGCCTGCCGGCCTATTACGGCTTGTACGCCGCCTTCATTCCCCCCAGCATCGCCGCCCTTTTCGGGTCCAGCCGCCAATTGGCTACCGGACCGGTTGCGGTCGTCTCCTTGATGACGGCTGCCGCCCTCGAACCGCTCGCGAAGGCGGGCAGCGAAGGCTTTATCGCGTACGCCATTCTCCTCGCGATGATGGTCGGCGCCTTCCAGTTCACTCTCGGCATCCTGCGGCTCGGGATCGCGGTAAATTTCCTGTCACATCCCGTGGTCAACGGCTTCACGAATGCGGCCGCCATCATCATTGCGACCTCACAGCTTTCAAAGATTTTCGGAGTGTCGGTCGATACGGCCGAGCATCATTACGAAACCATTTGGCGCGTGATGCAGGCGGCCTGGCATTACACGCACGTGCCGAGCCTCGGAATGGCCGCGCTCGCGTTTGCGATCATGTACGGCCTGAAATGGCTGAACCCGAAGATACCGAATGTGCTTGTGGCCGTGGTGGTGACGACGCTGCTTGCGTGGGCGACCGGCTTCGAGCATAACTACAAGGCCCGCCTGAGCGCAATCGAGGCGCCGGAGGCGCGGGAGGCCGTTAACCAGTATAACCTGGTGCTCGACGAGATGGAGAAGGCCTCGGAGGCGCGCACCCTGCTGTCGCCTCAGATCACCGAGGTCCAGAAGACGCACGGCCTGCATTCGGCTGAGGCAATGGAACTGAACCATAAGCTCGCCCTGCTCAACCTTCACCTGTCCGAACTGAAGGAGAAGGCGCAGGTCTATCGCAACCAGCTTCGGTCGTTCCAGTTCACGGCGGCAACGAGCGGGGACGAAATGAAGTTTTACCTGCGCACTGCGACCCCGGAGGGCATCCAGTGTGACGGGCGTTGCTGGCGCATGCGCGTCAGAAACGAGATCATTCCGGAGGATTCCATTTCGCTCTCTTCGGGAGGGGCCGTAGTCGGCACAATTCCGAAAGGGCTCCCGAAGTTTTCGGTTCCGAAGTTCGATCCGAATTTCATACTCCAGCTTTTCCCGATGGCGGCCATCATCTCGCTGCTCGGATTCATGGAAGCGATATCGATCGCGAAGGCGATGGCGGCAAAGACGGGACAGCGTCTCGATCCGAACCAGGAACTGATCGGGCAGGGGCTTGCGAACATGGTCGGCTCGATCGGGCGCAGCTATCCGGTCTCCGGCTCGTTCTCGCGATCGGCCGTAAACATACAAGCCGGCGCCGTGACCGGATTATCGAGCGTGGTAACCAGCCTGGTGGTCGTTATCACCTTGATGCTGTTCACTCCGCTTTTGTACCACCTGCCACAGGCGGTGCTTGCCGCGATCATCATGATGGCGGTTGTCGGCCTTATCAACGTCAAGGGGTTCATCCACGCCTGGGAAGCGCAGCGCTATGACGGCGCCATCTCGATCCTGAGTTTCGTCTTCACGCTCGCGTTCGCGCCCCACCTCGACAAGGGCATCATGATCGGAGTCGCGCTCTCGCTCATCCTGTATCTGTATCGCAACCTCAAGCCCGGCCTCGCCGTTCTGTCGCTGCATCCCGACGATTCGCTGCGCGATGCGAACCGGCACGGCCTGGAAAAATGCCGCTACGTCGCCGCAATACGGTTTGATGGCCCGCTCTTCTTCGCCAGCGCCAGCTATCTCGAAGATAAGGTGCTCGAGCAGGTGGCCGCCATGCCCGACCTGAGGCACGTCCTGATCGTTGCGCACGGGATTAACGAGCTCGATGCGTCGGGCGAGGAAATGCTGTCGCAGCTTGTGGCGCGCCTGCGAGATGCCGGCTACGACGTCTCGTTCAGCGGGTTGAAGGACAATGTGATCGACGTGCTCAAGCGCACTCACCTGTACGAAGAGATCGGCGAAGACCACATGTTCCCGACCCAATCGGCGGCGATCCAGGCGATTCATGCGAAAGCACATGAGAACGCCCAGGAAGAAGAGTGCCCACTCCTCAGAGTGTGCCGCAGAGTGTGA
- a CDS encoding SDR family oxidoreductase, whose translation MSRFEGKTAFITGVGRVTGIGAAIAVRLAREGANVVISDICLELKDAPGYGMGSWDQLNETAETIRKAGGKSIAVKCDVTDAADVEAALEKTESEFGGIDILVNNAGGNPGSAPILMMEEAAWRKTLEINATGAFLCSKAAAQKMVGRGGGKIVNLSSRTAKTPAPYLAAYIAAKQAVIGLTRAMALELAPFHITVNAVCPGFIDTDLTREGHARQADALGISIQDIVDEKVKAIPIGRPGTPADVAGVVAFLCSPDADYMTGQALNITGGWEMH comes from the coding sequence ATGAGCAGATTTGAAGGGAAGACGGCATTTATAACGGGCGTGGGGAGAGTTACGGGAATCGGCGCCGCAATAGCGGTTCGACTTGCGCGCGAGGGCGCCAACGTTGTTATCAGCGACATCTGCCTGGAATTGAAAGACGCCCCCGGCTATGGAATGGGTTCGTGGGACCAACTAAACGAGACAGCCGAAACTATCCGCAAGGCGGGGGGAAAGAGCATCGCCGTAAAATGCGATGTTACCGATGCGGCCGATGTCGAGGCCGCATTGGAGAAGACCGAAAGCGAATTCGGAGGCATTGACATTCTGGTCAATAACGCCGGCGGCAACCCCGGCTCCGCGCCGATCCTGATGATGGAGGAAGCGGCGTGGCGCAAGACGCTCGAAATCAATGCGACGGGCGCATTCCTGTGCTCGAAGGCGGCGGCACAGAAGATGGTGGGGCGCGGCGGCGGCAAGATCGTGAATCTGTCGTCGCGCACGGCGAAAACGCCCGCTCCCTATCTGGCCGCCTATATCGCGGCGAAGCAGGCGGTAATCGGACTGACCCGGGCGATGGCGCTCGAACTGGCGCCTTTTCATATCACCGTTAATGCCGTTTGCCCCGGATTCATTGATACGGATCTGACGCGCGAGGGACACGCACGACAGGCGGACGCGCTCGGCATTTCCATTCAGGATATTGTGGATGAAAAAGTGAAGGCGATCCCGATCGGTCGTCCCGGCACACCGGCGGACGTCGCCGGAGTAGTGGCTTTCTTGTGCTCTCCGGATGCCGATTACATGACCGGCCAGGCCCTCAATATCACCGGCGGATGGGAAATGCATTGA
- a CDS encoding creatininase family protein: MTPNIFKAEEMLYPQMRDLDREKTLLILPVSALEVHGHHLPMGMDTFSAATSAAGVAELFAKAHPDWSVVVYPPLTLGTDELPLPGSISVSPRTVRSAVMGFGKSLARHGFKYIVITNGHGGPRHSPAIEEACHRISLRKKVAMFAPSIRVLHPYTDGRAIPKLEAELGRPLTDLERRAFATGGEHAGVLETSIMLAYRPDLVSDVYKRCEFDQPPRVKIFFKLSKIVGGVLRLARLRRLADKATLILNGLGGTLGWLFNSRWNYGDHLVTYSGIPKAGSAEIGSAAMRLLAKDLLEEVEAVIHGKMLPSQVHSLMWTVPLIRTDFFRNLGFAAAGLFLIFIVGLFFVI; this comes from the coding sequence GTGACTCCAAACATCTTCAAGGCTGAGGAAATGCTTTATCCTCAGATGCGGGATTTGGATCGGGAAAAGACGCTGCTGATTCTGCCCGTGAGCGCGCTCGAAGTGCATGGTCATCACCTGCCGATGGGGATGGATACCTTCTCCGCGGCAACCTCCGCGGCGGGAGTGGCCGAACTCTTTGCCAAGGCGCATCCGGACTGGTCGGTCGTCGTGTATCCGCCGTTGACGCTCGGCACCGATGAGCTGCCGCTGCCCGGCTCGATCTCGGTCAGCCCGCGCACCGTAAGAAGCGCAGTCATGGGATTCGGCAAATCGCTTGCGCGCCACGGCTTCAAGTACATCGTGATCACCAACGGCCATGGCGGTCCGCGCCATTCTCCCGCGATCGAGGAGGCGTGTCACCGCATCAGCCTCCGCAAGAAAGTGGCCATGTTCGCGCCGTCAATCCGCGTGCTTCATCCGTATACCGACGGCAGAGCGATCCCGAAACTCGAGGCCGAGCTTGGCAGGCCGTTGACCGATCTGGAGCGGCGGGCTTTCGCCACCGGCGGAGAACACGCCGGCGTTCTGGAGACTTCGATCATGCTCGCGTATCGGCCGGACCTGGTTTCCGATGTCTACAAGAGGTGCGAATTCGATCAGCCGCCTCGCGTCAAGATCTTCTTCAAGCTGAGCAAGATAGTCGGCGGCGTCTTACGATTGGCTCGGCTGAGGAGACTCGCGGACAAGGCGACGCTCATTCTGAACGGACTCGGCGGCACGCTCGGCTGGCTTTTCAATTCGCGGTGGAACTACGGCGATCACCTGGTGACCTACAGCGGCATTCCAAAGGCCGGCTCGGCCGAGATCGGAAGTGCGGCGATGAGGCTGCTCGCCAAGGATTTGCTCGAGGAGGTGGAGGCCGTAATTCACGGCAAGATGCTTCCCTCCCAGGTCCACAGCCTCATGTGGACGGTGCCGCTTATTCGGACCGATTTCTTCAGGAACCTCGGTTTTGCCGCCGCAGGCTTGTTCCTGATTTTCATTGTGGGACTTTTCTTCGTAATCTAA
- a CDS encoding carboxymuconolactone decarboxylase family protein, which translates to MDEKDREKLERIIDDRKKAHQYLVSKGSRVYRTFLDLEKEAFSSGNLEKKYKELVALGISIVINCESCIEWHTAQALKAGASEEQVLEAIEVGIEMGGGPATVSSRFALKALEYHGGKK; encoded by the coding sequence ATGGATGAGAAAGATAGGGAGAAGTTGGAAAGAATTATCGATGACCGGAAGAAAGCTCACCAGTATCTTGTTTCAAAAGGCTCCCGCGTCTACCGTACTTTTCTGGACTTGGAAAAAGAGGCCTTCTCGAGCGGAAACCTTGAGAAGAAATATAAGGAACTCGTTGCTCTTGGCATTTCCATCGTGATCAACTGTGAATCATGCATCGAGTGGCATACGGCACAAGCTCTCAAAGCCGGAGCATCGGAGGAGCAAGTATTGGAGGCGATCGAGGTAGGAATCGAAATGGGAGGCGGACCGGCCACCGTATCGAGCAGATTCGCTCTCAAGGCCTTGGAATATCACGGCGGAAAAAAATAA
- a CDS encoding ferritin, with amino-acid sequence MNVFKCRVCGDPYVGNTKPSNCPFCGAPAKFIILADNWVEPEPPILSDVTRKHLESALKLEVDNVQFYRCAMNATDEPLTKEMFKALSRIESEHASVICKYLNVPKVAVQDVPEICGLTTREEHLEEALRREQEAVKFYSAAARGTTEEPVREFFEAVSEVENDHISLSQLRLGIA; translated from the coding sequence ATGAATGTTTTCAAATGCAGGGTTTGCGGGGATCCCTACGTCGGCAACACCAAGCCCTCCAACTGTCCCTTCTGCGGAGCGCCGGCAAAATTTATTATACTGGCTGACAACTGGGTTGAGCCGGAACCCCCAATTCTGAGCGATGTGACCAGGAAACATCTCGAGAGCGCGCTGAAGCTGGAGGTGGATAATGTTCAATTTTACCGCTGTGCTATGAATGCTACGGATGAACCGCTCACAAAGGAGATGTTCAAGGCTCTTTCACGCATCGAGAGCGAGCATGCTTCGGTGATTTGCAAATATCTCAATGTTCCGAAAGTGGCGGTGCAGGATGTTCCGGAAATTTGCGGGCTGACCACTCGCGAGGAGCACCTGGAAGAAGCCCTGCGGCGCGAGCAAGAAGCGGTAAAATTCTATTCAGCGGCCGCTCGAGGGACCACCGAGGAACCGGTCAGAGAATTCTTTGAGGCGGTGTCGGAGGTTGAGAACGACCACATCAGCCTTTCGCAGCTGCGCCTGGGGATTGCATAG